Part of the Amblyomma americanum isolate KBUSLIRL-KWMA chromosome 7, ASM5285725v1, whole genome shotgun sequence genome, TTGCATTTCTACTTTAAAGAACCAGCTCGTCTTTTATTTGTGTGTTATTAAGCATTGATTCTGTTCACGTGACTCCGTCCAGTTCCTATCAGTGAAACTGACGGCAACTGTGGGCCTCTAGTTGATATGGAGACAGAAAGTTTCATTTTGCATAATGTTCTGCCAACAACCATTTATAaagacttgcattttttttctttcagttcgCAATCCTCCTGGCCTGCATCTGCGTTGCCGTAAGTCCGCTGGTCCCTTTTTCTCGCACTGTATTTTTTTGTGGCACATATTTCATTTCGCAACTACTAGTCTTCAGAGGAATAACAGAAGTAACGTAAGCAAACCACACGTTACAAAGAGAAGCGCTGGCAGAGTTGGTTCTGTTGCATTTCTAAAACAGGAACAGCGTTATAGGAAGcagggcgcaaaaaaaaaagaaggcacagTATGAGCGGTTTTGCTTGGACAACCCCCAAAATATCATATTTGTGAAAACTGTAGCTCAAAAGCACGACTCTACGCCGCGAACAGCTACTATAGTACTTGGTCCTTACTGCCATCTGCGTTCTTGTAGCCTAATAGAGCACTATTTAGAACAGAGAAAGTTGGCTCACTTCGCATTTAGTACGTTTTCAGTAACTTTTTAATGTCATAAAACGTGGGGATCCAAGTAATTTTAGTGGTAACTCGCTCTTACATCGTAGAAAACCACTGCTTCTTGAGCAGACGCTACAAAGTGGCATAAACACGTGCTACAAACATTTACAGAGAAGGAAAGGAACTACGAGAAGCGTGCAAATAATGGTAGCATGCGGGTGATTTTAGGCGTTAGCGCGTCACCAGTGGAAAAGTTATGAAAGCAAGGGAAAACAAAAAATTGTTGATATTGCTAACTTGGTGAGGCCGCAATCCTGGTAGAAAACGATGAGAGAAAAAGGAGTATCTTACAATTAAAATAGTCTAAATGGAGCCGAAATTAAGGTCAAGCAAACAAATGACCAAGCCAAAAGCAATGACCTCGCTCTGTAATTAATCCTTCCTGAGAGCAACTTTCGTTGCCTGAGCAACTCCGCAGTCAGTGCAATCTGCTAACCTCTTCAACCCACATCTGGGGTGGAGGGAAGAACAATTAAGAGTCATTTCTCAAAGCTCTTCATCTTCAACTAGCGCAATCTATCCAAGACCATTTTCTCCCGATTCACTTTGAACAATTACCTGTTCCAAGACGAAAAATAGGCAAGAGTTTCATTTCCACGTTGATAGCGCCTTATGTTGAAGCAAGTAGTTCATCGTCACGAACGCCTCATAAAAGGCGCGCCACTCTATACGCTGTATGGAGGTGTCTGTATACTTCCATTGGCACAGGCTTTATGTTGGAAgtgctgcctcagtgcgctttcTTCTGTCTTCCCACGCAGGCCGCACAGCGGGGCTTCTCTCCGGTGGAGGACTACGGTCCCCCGATCCCCTACTCCTTCAACTACGCCAGCCAGGACGCCGAGGGGTCGCACACGCACGAGCAGAGCGGTGACGGCTCCGGCCGCGTCACGGGCCGCTACACCATCAACCTGGCCGACGGCCGCACCCGCACCGTCACCTACACGGCCGACGAGAACGGCTACCGTGCCGAGGTCGTCACCAACGAGCAGGGCACCGAGTCCAAGAACCCGGCCGACGTCATCTTCCAGTCGAGCGCCCTTCCTGGGCCCGAGGCCGCCATCCAGAACGAGCCCAACCGCCTCAGGGGCTAGGCTTCTCCTAGCTCAGCTTCGTCCATGACCACCCTCGCTTCATGTGTTGTGAATCCGTGTTCGTTTGCGGACACCTCCACGCCGCTTAGCTGGCGCTGTAAATTTTTCTTCCCCTCTTGTTTTTAttcccccttccttgtgttccTGCAGTCCCCTGCAGACCCTGCACTCCCCTTGTGGTCCCTGTGTTGAACGTATCGCTGGGTTTGTGGTGTGAGTTGTATTGTTGCCCGTCCCTGTCTACCTCCTGCTTGGTGCGGACTCACCTTTTCTACTTACACTGCCGCTTTAGGTTTTACTTAGGGGCAGCGTTATGAAAAACGGCATCGTCCTCTCCGGTGAGGGTGCATCGTTGGTCTTCTGCTACGAAAGCGGGTTGTCGCAGCCGCTGGTTTACGGCCTATAGCTTGTGGTGAATGCAGTACTCCCTTAAGTGGAATATTCCTTCTCGTCCGTCCCTCGTTGTTCCGGTCGTTTTTCCCCCTCTTGTTTGTACGTGCCAAGACGCGCGAAATCGACCATGTGCTGCCCTCGTGTATGTCGTGACTGTCCCTGTGCTGGCGTCCTGTTTCGACACGTCATTGCCGCTACCTCGGCGTCCTACGCCTTCTCCTTtcccctcaaagaaaaaaaaaatatttgttcggTGTTGTGAATCGACTTGTGACTTCGGTGTAGACATGTGCATAATAAAGAATGAAACTCATGCTTGGCCTCTTGGTGGACTGCTGGCGGGACATCTGTCGGGTCGTTCGCGACTACAGCCGGTCCTTGACAGATAAACACATGAACCCACACGATCAGCTCCACGCGTGTCATAGACATGCGGCTTCTGAAACGACTCAGGCAAAGCATGAAAAGTGTCTGATATCAAAGGTCTCAAAAGCATGCGCGCTGCTTGTGCCTGGAGCAATTTTTCGAATTAAAACAGTGTCGCGTGTATTCAAGAGAAACTGCCAAGATGGCTAATGCTTCATTCTCTCCAAGTAGAAATGACAGCCTCTCCTCCGCGCCTCCTCGACGGCTTAGCGTTACTTTCTGTTTATCGCGTGAAATTTCTGAAAAGTGCATTTACATTACCAGCCTGTACGCACTTGAATGCGAAGGTATGAAACACACCGTGAAGACGGTTGCTGCTCCCCATTTTTATGCGGACGTTCATTTGATCAGGACGAGATGTTTCAATGAAGAAGAGCGTACAACGATCATCTTTACTACCCATGATGCGAGTCGTAGTGAAGGAGTTGTAGCCGACAGAGGTtacaaagaaagaatgaaaaaaaatggtGGGAACCAGCGTAGGGCTGCCACCTATATGCCAGACCTGACTCAACAACGGCATTCTTTCCGACGCTCACGCTGGAAGGACGATTTGCATGAGCGAACGTAACGAAAAACGAATGTTAGCGGGCGGTCGCCCGCGCCCCCACAGGTCACGAAACGCGAAGCAAGGACAGCGGTGGGAACGACACCCACCTCTGCAGGTCCCTTGTGTAGGAACAACGCATTGTATCCTCCGAACGCATatgcgaagaaaaaaagagagaagacaaGGGAAGACTCGGCGGTAGGTAGGAAATATTGAGCACGAGCAGTTGAGTACATCCGAGCAAGCGCAGTTTGCGATCATCTTCTATTGTCAAGCAAGGCATATGGCAGCTTTGAAATAAAATACTGACAAAAACTGCGGAACCTGTCTTCTCTGACACACCGAGAGAGTTCTGGAGCATATGAGCCAGACTGAAGCAGGTGGACTACCACTGTTTGTCCAAGGGCGTTATATAGTGGAAGTCGACGTGGAGCAGGTCTACTTCTCTTTTCCGGCGCTCGTGCACGCAGTACACTCCGTTCCTTGTACAGCACGCACGTTATTATTGAACGCAATAACTACGACTATTTCAGTGCACTACTCTAGCACTCAAGGGCGGCTGCTGCGCATCTTCAACAACCTTTATGCTGTCATGCGCTGACGCTTGATACACCGCAAAAAGGAGCCCTACCGGCAATCTAACGCACGTCGTACTCCGTGGTTGTGCCCCTTGAAGCACAAATTGTTTTGCACCTGTAAGATCAGTGGAAAGTGGCATGCCTCTGAACTACAGCGCGTGAACGTAGCGTACTGATGACATGCAGCCGGAGTGTTTTCTAATCTGCAAGGAACGTGATAAAACCTACAGCGTGTGTTACTTGAAAACGTAGCGGTAGCCACGTAAAATGTGACTGGATGACTCTGTCAAGTAGCAAACGTAGTTTCAACCAGCTCAGAGACATGCAAAGGCGCACTGCTTCCCCGTGTCCTAGCATGCAGGTTTTAAAGAAAAGACCTCCTCATGTCTGATCAAGAAAAATGTAAACTTGTCGTGACGCATATAAGCGAAAAACGGTGAAGAGAATGGTAACAAATCTGGCAACTTTCACTTATGGTATGAATGGGTAAAACTACAAGGTGGTCTTCAGTAGCTAGGACATCACTGCCTCATCTTAGCATTTACATTATTTTATTTTGTCTTAATAGATTTTTACGTTCCAGAGCAGCCGCCGTTAGTGGAAGGGCTCTGAATTTGT contains:
- the LOC144098341 gene encoding cuticle protein 10.9-like is translated as MAGRSSIKTEMSPGGTHPDTCPQCPAGSSPSVPHEDAVAMHKFAILLACICVAAAQRGFSPVEDYGPPIPYSFNYASQDAEGSHTHEQSGDGSGRVTGRYTINLADGRTRTVTYTADENGYRAEVVTNEQGTESKNPADVIFQSSALPGPEAAIQNEPNRLRG